A stretch of the Panthera uncia isolate 11264 chromosome E2 unlocalized genomic scaffold, Puncia_PCG_1.0 HiC_scaffold_20, whole genome shotgun sequence genome encodes the following:
- the NOL3 gene encoding nucleolar protein 3 → MGNAQERPSETIDRERKRLVETLQDDSGLLLDALLARGVLTGPEYEALDALPDAERRVRRLLLLVQSKGEAACQELLHCAQRTTRAPDPAWDWQHVGTGYRERSYDPPCPGHWTPEAPDLRTACPEPPRASDCDEAGVSGGSEAVSGTLEELDPEVEAEVSEGAEPELEPQMDPEPEPAPELVSEPEPEPEPEPDFEAGDESEDS, encoded by the exons ATGGGCAATGCGCAGGAGCGGCCCTCAGAGACGATCGATCGCGAGCGGAAACGCCTAGTGGAGACGCTGCAGGACGACTCCGGGCTGCTGCTGGATGCACTGCTGGCGCGCGGCGTGCTCACCGGGCCTGAGTATGAGGCGTTGGACGCGCTGCCTGATGCCGAGCGCAGGGTGCGTCGCCTGCTGCTGCTGGTACAAAGCAAGGGCGAGGCCGCCTGCCAGGAGCTGCTGCACTGCGCCCAGCGTACTACGCGCGCGCCAGACCCGGCCTGGGACTGGCAGCACGTGGGCACTG GCTACCGGGAACGCAGCTACGACCCTCCATGCCCTGGCCACTGGACGCCTGAGGCACCTGACTTGAGGACCGCTTGTCCCGAACCGCCCAGAGCTTCAGACTGCGACGAGGCTGGGGTTTCAGGGGGCTCGGAGGCAGTATCCGGAACCCTCGAGGAACTCGATCCGGAAGTGGAAGCTGAAGTCTCTGAAGGGGCTGAGCCAGAGTTGGAACCCCAAATGGATCCGGAACCAGAGCCAGCACCTGAACTAGTgtcagagccagagccagagccagagccagagcccgACTTTGAGGCGGGTGACGAGTCTGAAG ATTCCTGA